The following nucleotide sequence is from Chelonia mydas isolate rCheMyd1 chromosome 5, rCheMyd1.pri.v2, whole genome shotgun sequence.
ATTTCTGATCTGTTGCGATAACTAGCGCAGATTGAAGTGTATTTTGTACAATGATAGTGCCATCTTTCATTAAGAGGGAAAGCATTAAGCATGTCAGTGTAACAGACTGAGTTAACCAGGAAAAGGCAGAAGCTAAAGAAAAGTACCACAGCCAAAGTTGTAATGTACCTTAATAGCTTTAACTAAATAAAGAAGTGGCCTCACTGCGTGAAATTGTGGACATGACCAAAAAAGTAGAAGTGATTCTGCTATTTGAGTAAATTGTCATTACTGTTCTGTTCTTATGCAGGTTGCTTTGCTGTTGAAAACCTAATCTAGTTCCCCCAGTCCTCTAGACTCCATGCTTTGAGACAAGGAGGAGCTTGGAATTCTGAAATGAAGATGGAGGCAGTGGGAAAAGTAGAAGAACGCATTGACTCAGAAGTCTCACCAAAACTCTCTGAAAAACAAGAGGCAGCTCCTGGTGAAGATGGACCTATAGAACTAGACACGTGTGCTCAGAAAGATGGTGTGCCCATTGTAGCAGATTCTATGGTGCTCTCCTCAATGCCGTGCTTACTAATGGAACTGAGACGGGACTCCTCGGAGTCTCAGTTAGCATCAACAGAGAGTGATAAGCCAACAGCAGGCCAAATTTATGAGAGTGACTCTTCTAATCACTGCATGCTTTCCCCTTCTTCCAGTGGGCATTTGGCTGATTCAGATACGCTGTCTTCCGCAGAAGAGAATGAGCCCTGTCAGGCTGAAGCTCCTGTAGAGGGAGACCCTTCTGGAGtttctggggctgcagctgggagaaaATCCAGACGGTCCAGGTCTGAAAGTGAAACATCAACTATGGCTGCCAAGAAAAATCGACAGTCTAGTGATAAGCAGAATGGACGAGTCACCAAGGTAAAAGGTCATCGGAGCCAAAAGCACAAAGAAAGAATCCGGTTATTAAGACAAAAACGGGAGGCAGCTGCTCGGAAGAAATACAATCTGCTGCAGGACAGCAGTACCAGTGATAGTGACCTGACCTGTGACTCAAGCACGAGTTCATCAGAAGATGATGAAGAGGTTTCAGGGAGCAGCAAGACAATCACGGCAGAGATACCAGGTAGAGgatgttttttaaactgaactgtaAAGCGCCTGACATCGTTTCTCAGCTGTCATGCTAAATTAGATGAGTGACACTTGAGAAAAACCAGGAGAACTGCAGCTCTGTGTAAATTTGAAGACTGCAGTGTATTAACAAGACATGGCAAATTTTAAACTCTGTTCTGaggttttcagtttgcttttgcaCAACAGCAAATTGTACAGGTAAATTGTAGAAGGGACTATCTTggaattttcagatttttctttgtaaACCTATATGAACTCTTATCAGTGCTGGTTAGATGGTAATAATCATAACAGCCTATTTAGCCAATACATTATTATAAGTGGGCATCCGCACTTTAatatattacaatagcacctctGCATCTGTGTTTGGAAAAAATATGGCATATCTATTGCCCATTTTACCATAAGGCCCCATTCTCCAGTGTTGCACTTATGCTGTgctttccagctctacatttcaaATAAGTAGTTTACTTAACCTGTTTGTTCGTTATATTCATGCAAATTGCAGCTGGCCACTTACTTTAGGgcataaataaaattatttgtacGTGCCCCAAATTGTCCCCACTCCTGGTGTCTCAAAATTTTAGGAGTAAGCCAATTCCATCCTTCTCTGTTACATGAATCTATAATTTTTATATTTCTGAATTCTCTGTTATATCCATGTTGACAAGCTGGGTGCAGCAAATTATTGGGGCattctcatgatttttatagCAGAAGAAAGATAACTTCTTAAAGTTTCTCATCTGGTGAGTCTTCATTATTTAATTGGTGCGAACACCATGGTCAGGATTATGTGTGAACTATTTTTCCAATATACTATACCTCAAAACCTTCATCGTAtagcaactttaaaaaataaaataaaatttaaaataaagtttttggTTTGCCAGTCTTTCCTGGGTGGATCTGCCTTTTCCCCCTTTCTGCTAACTAAAGAGGATGTTCGGGGGGATAAACTGCATGCTAAATAACAGCATATTTCTGTAGTTTAAAGGAAGATTTAAAGGAAAATGGCAGTCTTAATAACTTTGACAGCTAAAATGAATGAATATATAAAAAAGATGAATTTACCTACGATTTTACAAATAGCTGTAACTGTTTCAGCTTATTTTAATAATGGGTGAATGGTGCTGATCTGTCTGTTTGAAAACTGGTATTTTGCTTATACTCTGTAAGGCTGCATCTCTTTGCTAGGATGTAGACTGAACACAGGAAATGCAGTTTATCATTGGAAGGTATGGGAAAGGTACAGACTTCCATAATTATGTGGTTAgttctgttctttttgtttttttaaaaaaagaggtttGTTTAATAGTGGTTCATTAGCTATATTTACCAGTTAAAATAGTACAATGTAACTGATAACTTTGACAGTCACTTgtctcattatttattatttttagagtGCCCTCagcacttggggcctgattcaaagcccattgaaggctcccattgacttcagtgggctttggatcaggtccttcagAACAAATAAATAGACCaggccagtttttcaaaggtatttagctcCCTAAAGTTGCAGATAAGCCGTAGTGgggttttcagaagcacctacACACCTAGCTTTCATTGATTGCAATGGAAGTCAGGTGCCTAGGAATTTTTGAAAACCTCACTAGACACCTGGCGGCATCTTTAGGTGTCTACATACCTTtataaatctggccctcagtcctggccctgaagagcttgcattCGAAGGGCCTGATCCCGTGCCCGCTGAAATCGATGGAAAGactctctcattgacttcagtggacattgcATCAAGGCCTAATTTTACATGTGACACAGGGAGTGAGCACACAAAACACTTGGGGACAGCACTGACGTGCATATCTTCTTTCATACCCCAGGTGTTCTGATGGACTCTAAACAGTGGGTTTCTCTTtgactgttcttttttttttttttttttaagtgatgttTAAGACATACTTCGTCTTTTTAATGAATCCTTGCTAATTCTTTCACATTTCAGTTACCCTTTAAATGAGAAGGGTTGTGAGAGAAATGATCCAGAACGCATCCTATTGCTCTGTGTAGGCTAGTGAAAATTAATAGATTTAATAGGTGTACTTGAGCCTTGAATCTGACCTGAGTTTCTAGCTCTCCCATTGTAGATGGATCGCTAATGATCTGGCCTGGCTacttttacttaaaataaatatttaattctgcTTGATCCTTCTTTGAATTGGGTGAACTGGTTGTGTTAAAGTCATAATTATTTGACTTAATAGAGAGCATTGAGAAAGCATAACGAGttgacattaaaaagaaaaggcggacttgtggcaccttagagactaacaaatttaaatttgagactaaaataaatttgttagtctctgaggtgccacatgtcctccttttctttttgcggatacagactaacacggctgctactctgaaaccaagttGACATTGTGTTGTGAATAGGACCCTCGAAAGACTTAAATGAAAGACCACTCAGACACTAGTACAGGGTGGCCCAAAGTGCAGCCTGAAGGCCAAGTTCAGCCATATTTACCCCTATTGGTGATAAAAGGGTGATAAACTGCAGGCTTAATTGCTCCTGAACTTCAGTAACGAGAAACTGCTCTGCATCTATCAAGGGATATATAAGAACAAGCAAATGTGTTCActtattttgaaaaattctgtACCTCTTTATGCAAATGACTTATGACGCTAACAAGAAGCCAATGTAACCCTCAGTGTCATAAAGCTTGGATGCTCTTGCACTAATGAGTTAGTTTCAAGATTGGTTCAGCAGCTTACCATAGATGCTGTTTTGCAGACATGTCTAGCATAAGCATGAAAAATAGCTACGCCAGCAAAGATGCTCCAAGATTATAACTTTGCTATAGGTGTTTTTTAGCACAGATACATAGAGACGctgtaaaaaagaataaaatattccTGCTGTCATCTTCTGTCAAAACGTGTAAAATTATTTTAGTTATatgggaaaaaaagtttgttttaaacctgtgggTAGTTTGAAAATTAAAGTGATGTACTTGGTAGGATACAATTGGGCCTTTAATGCTAAAGGATTTCACTGGACATCTTCCATTTTAAGAGTGCAGATAAGTAATTTTTGAACCCCACAATATGATTGCTTTTGCAATGAGTTTGGGATGATTATTAAGAAGAAAAATGTCCCAATAAATGCATAATGATGGCGTAAACATAAACAATCTTACTAACTTTTCTGCTTTCACTCAAACACACGATTTCTGAACCAGACTATTTTGCAATAGAATTTCAATTCTCAGTGCTAATCTGCAAACCTgataattttcattaaaatattagcaGTCTTATTTCACATCTCAGCAAAGGTTGAATAGCAAAATGTTATGATGAGGTTTCATTACTAATACTTCATTACAATTATAACTAGATTAGTGGCATACATGACAAAAGCACATTCTGTGAGGCAGTATTCTTGAATATTTTATGTTGTTCCTTTACGTGCTATAGGCACTATCCCACACCCATTGAAGTTAGTGAGAACCTTTTCATTTATCTCAATGGGCACTGAATTGGGCTCCATCCAGTCCAGTAAACCACAATGGCTTGCTAATTGATGCAGATTAAGATGCCTCTATTGTATTTTAAAGATTGAACAGCAATATTGGCATACAAGATTCCTAAGCAATCCTTGGATATATGGTGGTATTCACTTCGGGTACTGATAAAATATGATACAGCAGCTTCTACGAGCACTTCTGTTATTGTTTAGGGTTTTGTTCTTTGTTGATTTCTAATTTCACTCTAAAAACTGGCTTTGGATGAAGAAAACTTGGCATGCAAAATGATCCTAAGAATCAATATTTGGCTTAAAACAATTTGACACTTcttaaagtataaaaatataatataaaaacataATATTGTTATTCCACACACCATTGTGCTATGCTATAAGTCAAAAACAGTTTTGAATGTTAAAAAGGGCATTAATCCGTGTTTTAGGCTAATATATGGGGGAATATTGTTAAAAGCTGAAATATTAAAGTTGGAAAAGTTACATATGTGAAATGGCAAATTACCGGTATTTTAATAAGGATTTTTAATATGCAGGCCTTTCTAACACATGGTGTAGAGGGCCAACACAAAGCATTTGAACCATGAACCATTTCAATTTCACCAAAGCTTCGTGCCTAGGTCTTTTTTTGGCCCTCTGCCAAGGAATGAATTTTAAGTGACGAAGAATAACTGAGGATGATTATTCAAGAgcagatatatttaaaaatctgtttggaAGGATTTAGCTGTAAAGTATGCAGTTTTTCTTAAAAGTACTGGGCTAGTGTATCAACAAGTGAGAGAACCACTATTAATAGCTGGGGACAAGATGCAGCATACCATCTTAAACTGATCTTGCCAGATCTCATAAATTAAACAACATTGATCCTAGTTTTTGCTAGGGTGGGAGACCTAAAGAATGCACACAGTAGATTCCGCTTAATAGCAATCCTGATATTAGCAACTTCTGGTTAATAGCAACATATTGCCAGGAAGCAGTCCTATCTCATTAACATCAGTTTGGATATGTGCAGAGTACCCCCTGCAGGCAGGTTTGTGAGGCTGGAAAGGAAGTACTGGGACTTGCCTTTTCTGGTTGCAGCCCTGCAAAAATACAGCACATCCTAGCCCTTCCTTCTGGAGCTTCAGCCTCTCAAACTTGCCTTCATACGGGAGGTATGGAGCTGTGGGCTGAGCAGTAGcaggaagaggggctgcagcctgtATGCTGGAGCTGTGGTACTTCCCCATGTGCTCTCCAGGCTGTGCCATACCAGGGGATCCCACACAGGGAAGGAAGCTCAGGGAGAGATACTGTGCAGCTCCATGGGTCCCAGCACTCCTGCTCTTTATGGAAAGCCCTGGCATCCAGGCTGCCTCCCCCACAGAACTTCCTTAGCTGCTACCTTCTGCTTATCAGCAACTGATGGGTAACAGCAACTCTTTGCTGGCAACCGAAGGATTGCTAATAAGAGGAATCTGTTGTACATAGACAGTGTTGGTGATTTCAGTAGCTGGTGCTCTAATCTCTTAAATCAGTGTTGAAACCACTGCCCCAGTGCTGAGGGATGTTATTCTGCTGGGGCTGCTACGTTTCAGATGAGGAATAGTGTTTATATACTGATCCCTTTATGGTCACTAAAGATTCCAAGGCTGTTTGGTATCCTAGCCAAATTCAAAAGCTATAAAGTTTTCAGTTTACAGACTGCTGAGAGATCTATTAGATAAATGttattgttttaatatcatgCAAAAAGCACCTTGAAACCAGACTTTATGGCACGCAAAGCGGCCGATAAAATTGAAAGATTGACTGAGGCATGTTGCAAACAAGCCTCCTGTAAAATTTCATGTACAAAATCATACAACATCTTTTACTTAGATCAATCAAACTGATTGATATATTTGCTGCTACTGTTAAGTTAAAGTGTAATTATACGCTGAATAGTGCCTCTTTAAAAATGATGTAGGGTTACATATTTGTGACTCAACAGCTATCATATCAAATTCCTTCAGCAGACCTGttaaagaagcatttttttttctaacttctagcCCTGCAAACTCATCCAGGGTTTTGAACGTCAATCTGGATTATTTCTTAcccatcatcaccagtaataaaaaaGGATTGTGCGATTAGAACTTAGTTAACAAGTTGTTGGGATCTGATCCAAAACCCTTTGAAGTCTCCCATTGGTTTAACtgaactttggatcaagcccttgatGAGCAAGCGTAGAGTTCAGCTTACTCTTATTGTATTGGCCTGCAGTAATACTTAGgagtaaaaagaagaaaatgtaagTTTTGTCAGTAAGTAGATTTGCTTCCTGTGTGTATATTCAGGGTCACATCTGTTTGAGCAAGAAGATGCCATTTGTAATTATACTTTCTGATCACAaccttgttttaaataaaatgcagCCAACTCAATTGAGACCAAATATCAAACAGTTTGCTATTGAATAGAGAACTTGAATGCTGAGTTTTAGCCTGTTTAGTATGAAAACAGATAAGTGATAAGCCCTTAAAACCGGGGCTCATAGTGGAAATGCCATGTGACCCTTAACTATAGAGAAAATAAGAACAGAATAATCTTAAATATTGGTAACTATCCAAAATTTAAGGTTTCTTCTACGTGTCTAATTTAAATGGCTCCTCAAAAAGAATGTATTGTTTAAATGACACTGTAATTTCCTATAAGAGATAAATCCCCAATAATGTGTTACTACCATATCTCATTATCAGTAAATTCTTGGTCTAGGTCATCCAGTG
It contains:
- the C5H18orf25 gene encoding uncharacterized protein C18orf25 homolog isoform X2, translating into MKMEAVGKVEERIDSEVSPKLSEKQEAAPGEDGPIELDTCAQKDGVPIVADSMVLSSMPCLLMELRRDSSESQLASTESDKPTAGQIYESDSSNHCMLSPSSSGHLADSDTLSSAEENEPCQAEAPVEGDPSGVSGAAAGRKSRRSRSESETSTMAAKKNRQSSDKQNGRVTKVKGHRSQKHKERIRLLRQKREAAARKKYNLLQDSSTSDSDLTCDSSTSSSEDDEEVSGSSKTITAEIPAGYSRAGGSGGATREIPGLLDRGTVWDRNCIGNVLEEAMNCFAEMQRQTEEKFRMWIEKLTRLDTDEESKQQLEPREPKMQLVGQRIPPTTQSGAYTQMPDSQVLPQQSFNSYVSYQNVDTTLEFPATFNNNFPAVFPENGNIAEHDLNQSKT
- the C5H18orf25 gene encoding uncharacterized protein C18orf25 homolog isoform X1; translated protein: MKMEAVGKVEERIDSEVSPKLSEKQEAAPGEDGPIELDTCAQKDGVPIVADSMVLSSMPCLLMELRRDSSESQLASTESDKPTAGQIYESDSSNHCMLSPSSSGHLADSDTLSSAEENEPCQAEAPVEGDPSGVSGAAAGRKSRRSRSESETSTMAAKKNRQSSDKQNGRVTKVKGHRSQKHKERIRLLRQKREAAARKKYNLLQDSSTSDSDLTCDSSTSSSEDDEEVSGSSKTITAEIPDGPPVVAHYDISDTNSDSEVVNVDNLLAAAVVQEHNNSVGNQDTGATWRTRGLLEELNTDTGHLDPGFLASERTSSGNAQINEEINIASSDSEVEIVGVQEHARCAHPRGGVIQSVSSWKHGSGSQYISTRQTQSWTAVAPQQNWASPPEVVDLTLDEDTRRKYLL